The Columba livia isolate bColLiv1 breed racing homer chromosome 2, bColLiv1.pat.W.v2, whole genome shotgun sequence genome includes the window GATATCTATGCATTTGGGCATAGATCTAAAAAAGGACTTAAACTTTGCGACACTGTATATATTACCTAAAGTGATCTGAACACATCTAGCAGATAGGGCATTATGCATATGAATCAGAAATAGCCATAGCTAAAAGGAGCTGCCTTGGTGGTCAGATGATAATTTTCTCTTGGCATATGTGAAAGAGTAAATACAGGTTTCTTTGAGCCTTTGGATCCTTAGCAGCTTTGATGGTATTTTCCTAAGTCAATTTTCTGAATTTACAATCTGACATTTAGTGTAAAATGTAGCTAAGGTACCTAAATACTGAGCTTTCCACTCTGAGTTGCTGTTTGCTAACAGCTTTCCTTTCATAGAACATTATTAACCCCAATTGCACTTAAGAGGGCAAACCACTTCAAACTGAAATTGTTATTTTGTAATTGAAGAATATTAATCTGCAAGCTGATTTCATAGCTAAAAAAGGGAACCGAACCATTATTATTTGCACTGAGCTTTTGTGTTCAAAACACTTCATGGGAATTAGCTGGGTAATTTTCATAATGTGGTCTAACCCCAAAGGTCCGTCTTCTCAAAGCGGAGCAGGGCTCATGAGCGCTGCTGGCCATAGGagcacagctggaacagctggaAGAGACTGGGGGCAGTTGAGCTGTATGtgcttgtttgtatttttctgtgtaaaaataGGTTCCTTTTAAGACATCTCAGGTCTCAAACTGATAGTTTTTAATATGGGTCACTGATTTTCAGTTAAATACCACAAGGGAGGATGTTAAATATAGCAtttatgataaaaaaaaaaggaggggagggaggatgTCCTAAACTGTTCATAgctttttgtttcatctttaaGCTTGTGGTTAAATTTACTCCAGTGCAATTTGTAAGCAGAACACTCAGAAATGGTAACTTGTACTGGTTAAACAATTGCAGTTTCTGACAAAGGTGCATTAATGTCCTCAGGGATCTAATTCAATCCCCAGCGGTAATCCCCCTCCCAAGTTCTCAGATGCAAAGATGTACATATGTTTTACATGGCCGCAGTGTCACACATTTAGTTTGTGTAGGTGTCTGGATGATTGAGTGCACCTTCCAATAACACGTAACATTATAAATGCTAAATTATACCCAGATTAATTCATACCAACAAACTGGTGGCAGCAGGTTTGCTTTGCTACGTGTGGTGTTTGTGCCAGTATTACCCTTAGATAGCGACAGTTGTTCCTGATACGGTCGTTACCCTCCTGTTGCAGTGAGTAATGCTACGAGGGAGATTGCTGTCTTGGTTACACCTTGTTGTGTGTTAAAGAGAGAGGCTTGACCCATAGCAGTGCCAAATAGTGAAGCACTCTTTGCTACTCTAAGTGGAAAGGTATTTCTGAATGTTCACATTCCTGCCTCAAAATGCATGATCTTCCATCCCTCCTTTGCTAGGCTGAGCCTGGCAGCGTCAGTGAGTCAGAGACTGAACAGCACGTGCAGCCTAAATGCTGAAATCCTTCTCAGTCTCCAGCTGAGAGAAATGGACTGCCTGCTTAGCATTAATAACAATTGCATGTGAGCTGAAGAGGCATGTGTGTTTAAATAGAGGtaggtttctttcttttggcatCAGAAATACTTTCATTCAAGTATGGCCACAGTCATATTACCCAGAAAAAGACAATTACTTCATGCAATTATGTCAGGATTGCTGATGAGAGTACTTGAGTGCCAATAAATTCAATGATGCATCACGTAGACTTGACTTCTagagaaaaatatctgtatttacTGAAATCAAAGCAGTGCTCCCCAAAATGTTTGGCTTTTCTGAATTTATATCATAACACCCAAGGAATCCTAATATGacgagtgatttttttttcctctaaaccTGGAATCTGAACCATCCTGTTGATTTTTCATGGCTGGTTGTCTCTTGTTGGTGGTTCTTACAAGTAATTTTCCTTGTGACCTTTCTGttcccatgtgtcccatgtcTCCCATCAACTCCACTCTGGGTAGAGAGAAGCTTGAAAGggttaaagaataaaaataagtgaTGAATAAGCTGATCTGTATGATTCACAGAAGTGGAAACTCAACAGCAGTTAAACCTTCAAACCTTAATCTGTTTTGGCTATAAGATATCATATGTAAACAGGCATATGTTAACAGTTCACAGGGTAGTTTGTGTCTCATTGTTTGACGTCAGAAATTTTGCAACAATATCCAAAGAAAGAAACTCAGAGgtgagctgtttttttttccttttttttccataaggGGTGCTTTGCAAATGCAGCAAACCTCAGCGTAGCTGATAAGGGTCTGTCGCTGAAACCTGGTGAGAATCTGTCTCTGCCAGAGAACAGAAGTTCCACATAATATTTTGAGTGATAAAAGAAGGGCCTAatcaaacataaaaataaaggcaagagAGATCTATATGCAACAGCTTTTGTGGTAGCCCGAGGCACGAGCCATTAGCACAGCTCTCACACTTGAGCAGATTCTCCCCGTGAAGCAGAATTCGCCATTTTACAACTAGAGACTCTGAAGTTTTCAAATCAGTGGAGCCGTGACGTATGTAGATAAAAACTAATCAGGCAGGCATCTCATGGAAGATTTAGCACACTTGTGATAAAAGGAGTGCACATTCCTCTGAATCAAGGACATATTCATCATTACTGCTCCGGAGCTGTGATCTTATTCATTCTAGAAGAATCAGAAAGAGTTGGCTAAGTCAGCGCTCCCTTGAGAAACACCCGGAGCAAAAGCAGGGGCTGCAGGAAGTGATACCGATGACTCAACAGCCGAGGCCAACACGCTGCCTTATTTTAGACAATGTCCTCTTGGACACACTCATGTTTCCTCATGAGTGGCTGATGACAAAGGTCTTACCTACCTGCAGTCACAAGTACCTCATGACATTTTTCTCAAGAAAAGCTCTAGTATTGTGGCCAAAACTAGCTTAGAATTCACTGTGCAGCTTGATTAACTTCCATGGCTGTTTCAAGTGAATGTTGATCTCCGCCTTCTCTAAAAATCTACATGTATGGATCCTGAGGTACCAACTGAACATTTCCATAATGGATACTGCTCTGTTATGCAGTGAAGAAGTTGCACCTGGGAAAGGTGCTTCCCGGACTGGAAAATGTTAGAATATTCCAAGGACAggtcttcctttctcttgctACAGCCAAAGCCTTAAGCTGATGGCTCCTCACTACAAGTACAGACTAGTACTGCCTGCAGTTCCAAGTCTTCCGTAAataaggatttattttctgatcATAAATTACTTACTGTTAATACCTATTATTTCAAACACACGATGTGGTCACAGCAACGCTCAGAGGAGAACCCTGTATGGATTCTAGGCTGCCAGCCAGTAACTATAAGAAGTAAAAACATCCGATGGATTGTTAATCAAGTAAAATTCTGGGATGTGTGTACATCATACAGTAGACAGCCATGCATGTGCTTATCCTCTTGCATGAGTAATGTCAGTGACTTAACAGCGCTGCAGGAAGGTACAGAAAACACCGTGTGTTTCACCATTTCAAATGCCGCAGAAAATGCTGTGCTGGGCTGAGAAGAGAGCCTGCCTCGCTTGTACTGCTGTTAGGCCAGAAGACAGAGCTTGAAAGCAGGCACATGAATTGAATTGCATGGGAAGCTCACCAAAGGAAGTGTTTGCTTGTAAACTCAGTATGAATAGGATCTTCTCTGACCGCAGGGGAAATGGAGAGACACTCATTCACTGTCCGCTTGTGCAATCCACTTCTGAAGTAAagacaggatttgaggtttaaAACCTGAACCTCCACACGTCTTTCAAGCAGCAGAAGGAGCCTTCATTCTCTCTAGTCCACAGAGGAACAAAGTCAGGAGGTGCTGCTCATGAGACTCCTTGGAGTTGATAACAACTGGCTTATCAAAAGGGAATTATTTCGATTTCCTAGCAACAGCAACCCTCAGAGCAGCTTCTGTGCGGGCTTGAGGGGAGACATCTGAACACCATTACATTGCACTTCTTTTGATGTCACTACGTGCTTGTCATGTGTTTTATATCTTAACAGTGAATCTGCCATTGGGTTCCACAGTGTCTAAGGATGGTTGTGGGTTTATCACTGATGCCTTTCTTGCTATAAAAAACCATTACTTCTAAGTTCTTTATCACCCGGCCACACAACTACTCTTGGAGCCCCATCTGTGCAGGGTGATTCTCTACACTAGTAGATTATGGACGACCTGCTGGTTTTAAATTGCTGCCTTTCAATCTAGCAGTAGTTTAAGTTTCATTACATGGGTTGAGATaacttgtaaaataaatatagatATTTTTCATCATTTGCCTGATAGTTTAATATTAGCTGAAGTATTTCTATGACACATCTCTCTCATCCGATAACTGAACTAATgactttctaatttcttctcaTAGCAAGCAGCCAGTTTATTTATAAGTGGCCTAATCTAATAGAGATTTACGCTGCGTATCCCATGAGACATATTGTCGAAGTTACCAGACCTGTCCCAAGCACTGGGGAAGTGGGGAGATGGTTACACAATTCTCATTGCCTCTGGCTGTTCTAGTTACAAAGATAAAGGGTCAGAGAACTGGAGCAGCAGAGATAGTTTTGTGAGCATCTAAGGAAAAGCAGCTGATCAGGTGAGCATAAGCAGTGGCTGAGGGCGAGACAGGCTTGAATGACACATAACAACCCCcactaaataaaataacatgCCAGGAAAAGAGAACGTTGATGCCTGACCATCAGAAATTCTGGGTGCTTCATCTGGCAGATGCTATAGCACTGctcatctgttttaaaaaagagaaaaaacacatgaaGAGCACCATCCCGATTGCCACAGTTCTGGCAAATCTGTGCTGGGCAAGACCCTTCCCTTTGCTGGCAGGTGCCAGGTCTGTGATGCACATCCCACAGGATCCCATCTCCCCTCGCGCAGCAGCCAGGACTCCGGGAAGAGAGACAGTGAGCAGTCCTGCTGGATTTGCCCATCCTTTGCCAAGGCAGGATCTACTTTTTGTAATGGTTTTATTATATCCCTTGACTGGGAGCTCCTCGGACTTCCTTAGTGCTTGGAAGGTGCCTGCTCCACAGAGATCTGTGTTCCCAAAGGCCACCCCTGCCCCTCCTCACTGGTACTGGGCTCCCGTCAGAGCATGCAAGGTGGGTGTTTGGTTCCTTGTTGCTCGCTGCCTCACAGTCGTTCATTTTTCCAGCACTTGGGTAGTAAGACTCATCCACAGAGCCAGTGTTGTATCCCAGGTTAGGTCTATAAACGTAATTCTGCGCTGTTCTGTGCTCCACAGTGATTTACAGTGCCATCCATCGGAGACGTGCAACGCTGCCTTGGTTCATTTGGAAGGGCTGTAAAGCCATTCAGACTCCAATTCACTGCGGGCAGAGCTGAGAATTGCCATGCTAGTATTCATCTCATGTATGCTAAGCAGGTAGCACCCAAAACTTATTTTATGGGAGGAGTGGGAGATGGAATGATGAAGTCTTGTGCAGGGCACAGAAATAACACCCCCAATGGCTTTTGATTTCAGTAGGAGACTCATGCAGGAGATGTGCCTGGGTGCTTCAAAGCCTGTGGCGTGATCTACAATGGCAAGTGTGGTAACCCAAAATTCTGCAAAAATCTAATGCTGAAATGCTGCAACAGGTCTTCTGTTCTTCACAAACCTCTCCCTGCAGTTcctcttgttttctgctttggttCATAACCAAACCAGGCTTGCATGCCAGTGCTGGTGGAGATGGGAAAGGAGGACGAGTTTCAAACCTCTGCAAAGCACCATGCTGTGCaggtcattttttttgttttgttgctgtttttgcATTTTTGGGATGAcccaaaattagaaaaaaacaaacaaaccagaaaacgCGAAGTGAGAATCACTTCTCTGCTTCTTGGAATGAATTTGGTGGGGATGGAGCAGAGCCTGGACATGGACCTTTTCTTATGACCTATACCCAAAACAGAAGGTAGTGAGTATTATTACTTGGGTTAATAATTGCTACTTTATTCATGACATTAATGCGTTGACTACCTGAAAGCATGCCAGACATTTTACGGAAGCAATGAGGGTTTCCTGCTGTGAAGAACATCCCATTTTGCAAAGAGCTGACACCTGGGAGATTTAAGCCTGGGTTCATCTCAGCAACATGTAGACAACTGAAGTTTTGTCTATGCAGTCAGCTGGGAGAGGGCACCCACCTGCACTTTGGGGATGAATTGCCCAGGGATTAtatttttcctgccctttgGGGACTGCACACCCGGTTTCTATGCTCCGCTTAGCAGAGACACCCCTGCAGAGCATGAGATCTGGGGAACCCCTGtgagaacaggctgcccagacaCCAGGAGCCTGTGGCAGGACTGTGGGGCACAATGCTCTGTGTACCTCTGTGCTCTGCTCCCCTCTCACTCCCCAGATGCTTTTGAGGGAACAGGATGACGAGAGaggccttttgcctttcttaagTGTGTGCCATCCCCTATTTGGCTGCCAGTAGCCTCAACCAAGCACCTCTGCTGGTTCTTGTGGCATGGGGACAACACGAGGTGACCGGCCATGGACTATTAGGAGGTGTTAAATGGGTGGGAGACTGGGAAGGTGAAGGACATGGCTTCCAACAGGGTGTGCAAAAGGATCCTCAGCAGGTCCCTTCTCCTCAGTGGGGACAGTGAGCTGGCACAGGAGCTGAGGGGGGATCTGCAGGGGCTGAGGTCCCGAGGGCCAGACTTACCCCAGGTGCACCCTCAGCCTGAGAGAGCTACAGGGGATGCCGTGATACACCATTAACACCCAGGAGCATGTTTCTGTAGGTCCTTTACTAATTCGATGATGTGTCTACACCTTTCGCCCATCCTCAAAAGCACGGGCACCCCCGGCACTATCTCAGGCATAGGGAGCAGCCCACATGTGCAGGATCCTACCAGCTCCATTCACCCGGCAGTGACATCCCGACCATAAAACTtccaggaaaggaaaagtaaaacaaaggtCTGATGGATACTTCTGCGTGTTTTACGCATGAGAGGAATGAAATAAAGTTATGTGCTTTCAGAGTTGTGGTGAATCGCTCGGAAACAATCTACAGAATTgtatttctgggaaaaaaaaaaataaaaaaaataaaaaagggaaaatgcagGCCCTGGGATATCCCTTTATGGCATATGCATTTCATGTTTAAATGCATTAATGGGACTGCTATGCTATGAGTCATCCCGCACAAGAGTTTCATGTGTTTCTTAAAATACACTAGAAGTAGCTGAAGGCATGCACGGGTTTGCCGTGCAGTTATCTATCAGGAATCTGAGCAAATACCTGCACGTGTGGCATCACGGGCTCCGGAGCTGGGGGCCCTGTCCGGTCCCTCTGCGCTACTTGCACAGACCAGGGGCGGGGAAGCCAAAACGGGATAGGAACTGATCCTACAGAATAACAAAACGCAGGCTCCCTGTGCTATAAGTGAAGCCTCAGCACTGAATTACCGAAAATTTGCATATATGTAAACAGAAAAGCTGGAGATTTTCCTTCTGAAGAACTCTGGTCAAAACTACAGcagtctgcattttttttccagggatgATTTGTTGTCtgcttttctctcatttttcttctgtttactcACAGTCCTGGCTGCAAATCTGTTTACTATTCTTTTAAACCCACACTTGTGAGTCCGATGGTGGCTGTTGGGCTGGATTCTCTGCTCCTCGCAGGTCACTGCGCTGCTGCTCGCTCTCCACGCTGTTCCTTTTTCAGAGAGCAGGTACTTTTAACATGGGAAACACCCAACGCAAAGGTTTTCTGCTGGTGCACGTTAAGTCCACGCTCATGAATGAACAGCGGTAAACGCACAACAGCTTCGTGACGCAAACCTTGGGATAAACACTCATTATTTAGTGATTAGTGACAAGAATTAGAGCTGGGGAGAAGTGTGGCAAATGCATAAAGCAGAAGCTTCTGGGAATCGAGCTGGActtgctttctctttgcaaTTAGCCTGGCTCAACTTTTAGTTTTTTACTCATCACAGAGGCGATGCTGTCTGGAAAGCACTACGGCGGCATTCGAAATTTCTGGCACCGTTTCGCAGCAGCACACGCTGGTCATTGATAAACCTGCTGCTGCCATTTCCAGGGCTGCCCTTGCAGAAGAGACGCTCATCCTTCGGTGCCGGTGACTTTCTTGTGTATTAGATTTGCCAGAAAACGCTCCCTGCCCGTCTCTTCGTGCTTACAAGCGGGCGGTGGAGCCTTGAAGGTTCTGCCAGCGCGCTGGGCGTGCAGAGGGCGAACCCCTAAATCAAGGGGTGACCCCCCCAGCGCTGCTATCCCCAAGCGTGTGAGTCGGACATGGGATGTCCTTGCTGGAGAACCACAGCGGGGGGGGGTCCCGCCGCGCCCCCGGTCCCAGCGGGTCACAAAGCCCGGCGAGGGGCTGGGGACCGGTCTGCGCGACCCGCTGGCACCCGGGACGCGGAGAGCAGCGGGCGGAGCGGCGCAGGAGTGTCCGATCCTCCCTCCTCCCATTTCCCCGTGCGTCAGACCCGGGAGGAGGAGCctcacattcattttttttgcctttttttttttttttttttttttaaaagcctccaACTACTTTAGCGCGGAGTCGGCAGCAGATGGTGGACACGGCCCGAGGTGAGGGAGCGAAGGGATGCGCCAAGCGCGCACCGCCCGCCTCTGAGCTCCGCGCCCGCTCCCGCTCCCCTCCATGAGCCGCCCCGCGTCCCTCCTGCCGGCCGCCCGCTGCCGCAGCGCCCCGGCCAAGCGGCTCCAGCCTCTCCACGACGGCCCCGCCGAAGAAGCACCGGCCGCCAAGTGCCCTCGCCTCGCCGATTGCGGACCCCCGGATTGCCTGAGCGCCCCCGGATCGCCTTGTCCCCCCGTGTCTCCCGCCGGCGGGGGAGCGGCGGGTCCCAGCCTGATCGCCTCGtacctgctgctgccgctggccGAGCGGGAGCAGGTGTCCCGGGCGCTGAGCGTCAGCTCCGGGCGGGAGCTGCGCTGCAAGGTGAGCAACGAGCCCCGCGgatgggctggggtggggggatcCTCCCGGGGGGAGAACCTGGCAACACATCCGCCTGCTGCTCCCCGGTTAGAAACGCCCGCCTGCTGCCCGTGGGGATTTACATGGGCTGGAAGTAAGCTGTGACTCCGGGTTACCTCGGAGTATCTTCCCCAAAAGGCTTTGAGatggtggtttgttttatttccccccACTTCTTTCAATATAAAAATGAACAGGAAGGGTCTCGGTAACCGCTTTGAACGGCGTTCCTGCCGAGCCCTGGCTCCCCTCCAGCTCCCTCGTCATTGTTTGGGGAGAGTTGCTACGCGAGCCGCTGCTTTCAACGCCCTTGAGAATGAATTTTGGCTTAATTTCCTCTTTACAGGTGTTCCCCCTCAAACACTACCAGGACAAGATCCGGCCTTACATTCAGCTGCCGTCACACAGAAACATCACTGGGGTGGTTGAAGTCATCCTCGGGGACACCAAGGCCTATGTGTTCTTTGAAAAGGACTTTGGGGACATGCACTCCTACGTGAGGAGCTGcaagaggctgagggaagaggAGGCTGCTGGGCTGTTCAAGCAGATCGTCTCTGCTGTAGCTCACTGCCACCAGTCGGCCATCGTACTTGGTGACCTCAAGCTCAGGAAATTTGTCTTCTCTAATGAAGAAAGGTAAGTGGCTGTCAccagccagccctggggtgAGTGGGGAGGGAGGAATGCCACAGCCAGAGATGCAAAAAGTGTCCCAGGGAGTGGAAACGCCTGTGTCAGCCAGGCATCACCTGCGAGTGATCTGAGTAGGTCCCCATCACGTGTGCGTAGTAGGTCATGGATCTAACCGGTATGAACTGACTCTTAGCTTGATCTCAACTGACGAAAGGGAGGAAGCTCTCCGGGAGCTTCCTCTCATTCAGCAGAAGTTCAGTGCAACCCTCTGGTAGACAAAGGGACGATAGTTTGGATGCTCATTAGCACCAGAAGATGTCATGTGTGCCACTCATTCAGTGTAAAATGGATaaagggcagggagaggaggggggCCGAGGCGCTGGCCCAGGGAGTGGGAACGGCTGGTCGGAGGGAGCAGGAGgtgtgaggagctggagctctgGTCCCTCCTCGTCCCCAGGAGAGCTGCCCCATGGCAGAGCCGTGGCTGGGAGAGGGGTGCCCGGAGGGGTCTCCTCGCTGAAATTCCCTGCTGGTCAGGGTTACGCTGCTGAAGAAGGATTGTCTGTGTCCTTCAAGGCTCTGATCCCCCCTCCACTACCGGCGGTGGTGGTGCTTTCTGTGCCCCCTGTGCCCGTGGATGTGGGCACACACAGGAGGGAAGGTGGGACATGGTTAAATATTGCTTTGGGAATCCTGCACCGAGGAAAAGCACTTTGGTAAAACTTAGCCTAAAGCCTAGGTTTATAGAAATGACGTCCAGAGTCTAGTTGTTAGattacagaaataattcagtattTCCCTGGAGTTTTAGCTGCTCTAGTAGTGCTTCACCGCATGTGGCAGAgccagaaatacatttttgatcCGCAGAACTGACTGACTAGCTGCTTATCCCGTGGAAAgctaaaaaaataagtgaaagcTGTAATGGAATTGTGCTTAATCTGATGAAACTGGATGTGATATTACTGAGGcagaacaaaatgccttttttcttcctttttttttaactgggcTAACCCTTCTTTGGGATATCATTTGCAAACGTGATAAGAAAATTAACCATCACTGCCCCTCTTAAACAGAAACAGCCATATGTTGACATCCAAAGAAAGtaattcctttgaaggaaacTATTGCAGCTTTTCCCGCCCATTAGAAGATGAAACATTTGTTGAAATGTTACATTGCACACAGTCTCACTCATTAGGAAATAACGCGTTGCACAGACGAGTGTCATGTGCATCGCATTTGGCAAGAAGAGGGTTAAGCAATGGCAGGCGGACTCGGGCTCCCCTGACACAGGTGCAGTTTCAGGGCTCCCGCAGCCAATCCCGGGCCCACGGTTCGTGTTGAGTCATATTTTCCGTTTGCAGAACCAATGGGTACTTGGCGAGGTCACGCCGAGGACAGGCTGCAGCCAACGCATCGGCACCCAGCGGAGCCCTTCCCGGGCCAGCCCCTGGCTGCCTCGCTGACGCAAAGCTCCCCTTGCCCCCCAAAACGGGAGGTCAGGGTGGACCCGTCTCCACCTGGGAGGTGGCGGGTGCAGCGGTACCCtccagaaaggcaaaaagaataataattttaaaataaaatttaaaaatagaatacaAAATTCAGGAGAGCTGGTGGTTCCTGCAAGCGTGGAAGGGAGCTGGACTTTGCAGTCTGCAAAACCGAGCAGCTGGACACTGTTTGCTCAAAGCCTGAACGGCAAATAGCAGCGTGTACGATGTGTTGTAGCCGATTAACCTCCTGCAGTTGCAGTGCAATCTGCCTAGACAGAAGGTGACTTGCTGGTGTTCCTAAAGAGCCCTCTGTACTGTTAAAATCCCcagtaaataaaataagcagGTGTTGCTGAGCGCCCACCCAACGCACAAAGCTGCACTTCCATTATACAGGTCTGGGAGTCCAGGCAAATTGCAAAGTGTTTCCTTTATGCCGGTGCGAGAAGGGGAACGGGGTTTGCCGTGGCGGGGGCTCTCTGTGCTTGCTGGTGCTTGGATGTTGCTATTTCTAACCCGTGGCTCctctcctgccctccccaggACTCAGCTGCGGCTGGAGAGCCTGGAAGACACGCACATCATCAAAGGTGAAGACGATGCGCTCTCAGACAAGCACGGATGCCCAGCGTACGTCAGCCCTGAGATCCTAAACACAACGGGGACTTACTCTGGAAAATCGGCTGATGTGTGGAGTTTGGGAGTGATGCTCTATACCCTGCTGGTGGGACGCTATCCCTTCCATGACTCGGACCCTAGCactctgttttccaaaatcCGGCGCGGACAGTTCTGTATTCCTGACCACGTCTCCCCCAAAGCCCGATGCCTCATCCGCAGCCTTCTGCGGCGGGAGCCCTCTGAAAGACTCACTGCTCCGGAGATCTTGCTCCACCCTTGGTTCGAGGCGGTTTTGGAGCCTGGATATACAGACCAGGAGACGGGAGCTTCAGATCAAATTGTTCCAGAATACCACGGAGACAGTGACGATATTAGTTCCTTCTTCTGCTGACCCCGAAATCTCAAAAATCTCAGTGGTTCTCGACTCTGACATCTTCGTAGGGTTTCATTTTTCCACGTTTGTGAACTGAACAGCATCTTAAAGTGCCAGTATGGTCAGAAAAGTGACCTTCTTTAAAATGAACACCAACCCGTAGCTCTTCGCTCCCTGAGTGCACTCAGAGTTTCATCCTCTTGCTCTGCTGGTAGGTCCGTCCTGCTGGCCCCAAGGACCCATGCAGCTTTTTGGGAGCTTTTCTCCTGCCTCCCGCATCCTCCACCACTGGAACTGGCCACATCTTGGCCACCGAGTCCTACGGCCGACAAGGCGTGAGACAGAACGGCAGCCCCGTCTGCTTCCCCACGGTGGCTatgggggagcagagccctggcTGGGACGCGTAGGGGGTGGGGGGTGTGAGACGCGCCTCTGACTGAGCAAATCTgacagaaatggggaaaaagggGAATGGACTCGGCGTGCCGCACCGGCCGGCTTGCAAAGTAGCTTTCTGACTGTAAGCGCACTTTAATGAGGGAAGGAGGTCTTCACCCGCCACGGCCAGCTGCCCgcttgctgctgctcctccagctcatCTCGCTTCCAGAGGCACGAAGCTCCTCAATCCACCCGTAAGACAAATCACTGCTGTGGCTCTTTCCGAAGCAGAAATGGGTGGATCTCCCAGCCGGATCCCCTTCGATTCCATTTGCTGCCcaggaaagtattttaaatagaCTTAAGCCTCGCGTTACCATGGTGTAGCCTATATAACTTTATGCCCTCAGTTTGCTCGTCGAGTAGCAGGTCTCGTTAGCTCCGAGTGCCAAAACGTATCCGTTTACCAAACCGTAACACTATCGG containing:
- the TRIB1 gene encoding tribbles homolog 1, whose product is MSRPASLLPAARCRSAPAKRLQPLHDGPAEEAPAAKCPRLADCGPPDCLSAPGSPCPPVSPAGGGAAGPSLIASYLLLPLAEREQVSRALSVSSGRELRCKVFPLKHYQDKIRPYIQLPSHRNITGVVEVILGDTKAYVFFEKDFGDMHSYVRSCKRLREEEAAGLFKQIVSAVAHCHQSAIVLGDLKLRKFVFSNEERTQLRLESLEDTHIIKGEDDALSDKHGCPAYVSPEILNTTGTYSGKSADVWSLGVMLYTLLVGRYPFHDSDPSTLFSKIRRGQFCIPDHVSPKARCLIRSLLRREPSERLTAPEILLHPWFEAVLEPGYTDQETGASDQIVPEYHGDSDDISSFFC